One stretch of Syntrophobacterales bacterium DNA includes these proteins:
- the ileS gene encoding isoleucine--tRNA ligase, whose protein sequence is MDYKETLNLPKTPFPMKGNLPVKEKEMLAFWERIRLYSRLAEKDDRPTFILHDGPPYANGNIHLGTALNKILKDIIIKSKFMSGFRADYVPGWDCHGLPIEHQIEKETKENLTKLEVRRRCREYAASFVDTQREEFKRLAVAGDWDHPYITMDYNYQATIVEEIEKFFERNEIYRKKKPVYWCVNCLTALAEAEIEYDTKKSTSIYVKFPYLQRKDSLFAGYPDKPLYMLIWTTTPWTLPANLAIAVNPNFTYVSVDTGDSIFIVLKDLVEHVMQRAGITNYTVLEEIQAESLKGLKFRHPFIERDSVIVFADYVAADTGTGAVHIAPGHGEEDYETGLEYGLDVYSPVNEKGEFLDEVDFFRGMNVFDANKHVIAKLQELGSLLDQEEIEHSYPHCWRCKKPVIFRATEQWFISIDKNGLRQKALDEIDRVKWIPAWGRDRIYNMLSVRPDWCISRQRTWGVPITIFYCEKCREPYWTRETFQKVIDEVKKAGADVWFEKEASYFLDPHAKCGNCGHTGFVKEEDILDVWFDSGVSFAAVCKKRPELKYPADLYLEGSDQHRGWFHSSLLASVGNEGKAPYGSVLTHGFVVDGSGRKMSKSRGNTIYPSDIIEKYGAEILRLWVTYEDYRDDIKISKDIINRLVETYRRIRNTLRFLHANIHDDFDPSKHRVAYEDLSYLDKWLLSRLQRLITKVKEAYSSYSFHVIYHSIHNFCAVDLSALYLDIAKDRIYVEKTDAVKRRASQTVIFETIMALTKLMAPVLSSTADEMWSYLGGQVEEESVLLTRFPSAKEEFVSEAIERDWEVIWKIREQANKKIEEKRAAKEIGHSLDTKLILTAGGDDYRLLKKIEDELKAVFIVSQIELKEGAELDIAVLKAEGEKCERCWQYATGMKKDGPFPNVCSRCEDILSSL, encoded by the coding sequence ATGGACTATAAAGAAACACTTAACCTTCCAAAAACACCCTTTCCCATGAAAGGGAACCTTCCGGTAAAAGAAAAGGAGATGCTTGCCTTTTGGGAGCGGATCAGACTCTACAGCCGGCTTGCGGAAAAGGATGACCGGCCCACTTTCATCCTCCATGACGGCCCCCCCTACGCCAACGGGAACATACATCTTGGGACCGCCCTCAACAAAATTCTTAAGGATATTATTATAAAATCGAAGTTCATGTCCGGTTTTCGGGCAGACTACGTCCCGGGCTGGGACTGTCATGGCCTCCCCATTGAGCATCAGATAGAAAAGGAGACGAAAGAGAACCTCACAAAACTTGAAGTGCGCCGCCGCTGCAGAGAGTATGCGGCCAGCTTCGTTGACACGCAGAGGGAGGAGTTCAAGAGGCTTGCCGTAGCAGGGGACTGGGATCATCCCTACATCACCATGGATTATAACTACCAGGCCACCATTGTCGAGGAGATCGAGAAATTTTTCGAGAGGAACGAAATATATCGGAAAAAGAAACCTGTCTACTGGTGCGTCAATTGCCTCACCGCCCTGGCGGAGGCGGAAATAGAATATGATACGAAGAAATCGACCTCCATCTACGTGAAGTTCCCATATCTCCAAAGGAAGGACAGCCTATTCGCGGGGTATCCGGATAAGCCTCTTTATATGCTCATCTGGACCACCACGCCGTGGACCCTGCCCGCAAATCTCGCTATCGCGGTAAACCCCAACTTTACCTACGTTTCCGTGGACACGGGGGATTCCATCTTCATAGTCCTCAAGGATCTGGTGGAGCATGTTATGCAGAGGGCGGGTATTACCAATTACACAGTCCTTGAGGAAATCCAGGCGGAAAGCCTGAAGGGTTTGAAATTCAGGCACCCCTTTATTGAGAGGGACTCCGTCATCGTTTTTGCTGACTATGTAGCTGCCGACACGGGGACAGGGGCTGTCCATATCGCCCCCGGACACGGCGAGGAGGACTATGAGACCGGCCTCGAATACGGCCTTGATGTTTACTCTCCAGTTAACGAGAAAGGCGAATTCCTGGATGAAGTCGACTTTTTCAGAGGAATGAACGTGTTTGACGCGAACAAGCACGTGATCGCCAAGCTCCAAGAGCTTGGGAGCCTCCTTGACCAGGAAGAAATTGAGCACTCTTATCCCCATTGCTGGCGGTGCAAGAAGCCCGTCATCTTCAGGGCAACAGAGCAGTGGTTTATCTCCATTGACAAAAACGGACTCAGGCAGAAGGCATTAGATGAGATCGACCGGGTGAAGTGGATCCCCGCGTGGGGAAGGGACAGAATCTACAATATGCTCTCCGTCCGCCCAGACTGGTGTATCTCCAGACAGCGGACATGGGGCGTGCCCATCACCATATTTTACTGTGAAAAGTGCCGCGAGCCGTACTGGACCAGGGAAACCTTCCAGAAAGTGATTGACGAGGTTAAAAAAGCGGGGGCCGATGTATGGTTTGAGAAGGAGGCGTCCTATTTTCTCGATCCCCACGCCAAATGCGGCAACTGCGGTCATACCGGTTTCGTGAAGGAAGAAGATATTCTTGACGTTTGGTTTGATTCGGGCGTAAGCTTTGCGGCGGTTTGTAAAAAAAGGCCGGAGCTTAAGTACCCTGCGGACCTCTACCTGGAGGGGAGCGATCAACATAGGGGCTGGTTTCACAGCTCACTGCTCGCCTCAGTGGGGAACGAGGGAAAAGCCCCCTATGGGTCGGTCCTTACCCACGGGTTCGTGGTCGACGGATCGGGGCGGAAAATGTCTAAATCCCGCGGAAATACCATATACCCCTCAGACATTATCGAAAAATATGGAGCCGAGATCCTGAGGCTCTGGGTAACCTATGAGGATTACAGAGACGACATAAAGATATCGAAAGACATCATCAACCGTCTGGTGGAGACTTACAGGCGGATAAGGAATACCCTCCGGTTCCTCCACGCCAACATCCATGACGACTTTGACCCTTCAAAGCACCGGGTGGCCTACGAGGACCTTTCTTATCTCGACAAATGGCTCCTCTCGCGGCTCCAGAGGCTCATCACAAAGGTAAAGGAGGCGTACAGCAGTTATTCCTTTCACGTCATCTACCACAGCATTCATAATTTCTGCGCCGTCGATCTTTCCGCGCTTTATCTCGACATCGCGAAGGACAGGATCTATGTGGAAAAGACAGATGCCGTGAAAAGAAGGGCCTCCCAGACCGTGATTTTCGAGACCATCATGGCCCTCACCAAACTCATGGCGCCGGTCCTCTCATCAACTGCGGACGAGATGTGGTCCTACCTCGGAGGCCAGGTGGAAGAGGAGAGTGTCCTTTTGACGCGCTTTCCTTCCGCCAAAGAAGAGTTCGTCAGCGAAGCGATTGAGCGGGACTGGGAGGTCATCTGGAAGATCAGAGAGCAGGCGAACAAGAAGATAGAAGAGAAGCGGGCTGCGAAAGAGATCGGCCACTCTCTTGACACCAAACTGATCCTCACTGCGGGCGGAGACGACTACAGGCTTCTCAAGAAGATAGAAGACGAGCTGAAGGCCGTGTTTATCGTCTCGCAGATAGAACTGAAAGAGGGCGCGGAGCTTGATATCGCGGTCCTCAAGGCAGAAGGGGAGAAGTGCGAGCGGTGCTGGCAGTACGCCACCGGCATGAAAAAAGACGGGCCGTTTCCGAACGTATGCAGCCGATGCGAAGATATTCTATCTTCCTTATAA
- the lspA gene encoding signal peptidase II, whose translation MRRYSIFLIIPLIFALDRWTKWLVTENLRYGESVDIAPYFAVVHWRNLGGAFGFLSQHHLGKYVFMVLPLVVAVALGYALIAYRWPTLKTFALTCVLAGALGNIYDRVTVGYVIDFLLFYYKNLQWPAFNVADTSISTGIGLWLLAEFLVTLGKRKAVSGTSYKRQRREGG comes from the coding sequence ATGCGAAGATATTCTATCTTCCTTATAATTCCGCTCATATTTGCCCTCGACAGATGGACCAAATGGCTCGTCACTGAAAATTTGAGGTACGGGGAAAGCGTCGACATTGCCCCTTATTTCGCGGTCGTGCACTGGAGAAACCTTGGCGGGGCCTTTGGTTTTCTCTCCCAGCACCATCTCGGCAAATATGTATTCATGGTGCTCCCTCTCGTGGTGGCTGTGGCTCTCGGCTATGCCCTCATAGCATACAGGTGGCCAACCCTCAAGACCTTCGCCCTTACGTGCGTCTTGGCCGGAGCCTTGGGAAACATTTACGACAGGGTGACTGTCGGATACGTGATTGATTTCCTCCTCTTCTATTACAAGAACCTCCAGTGGCCAGCATTTAATGTGGCCGACACTTCCATTTCCACAGGCATCGGGCTGTGGCTTTTAGCGGAATTTCTCGTCACATTGGGAAAAAGAAAAGCCGTCTCCGGCACCTCTTACAAGCGCCAGCGGCGGGAGGGAGGATGA